Proteins found in one Ovis aries strain OAR_USU_Benz2616 breed Rambouillet chromosome 19, ARS-UI_Ramb_v3.0, whole genome shotgun sequence genomic segment:
- the LOC132658158 gene encoding LOW QUALITY PROTEIN: vomeronasal type-1 receptor 90-like (The sequence of the model RefSeq protein was modified relative to this genomic sequence to represent the inferred CDS: substituted 2 bases at 2 genomic stop codons) has protein sequence MDKDKPSRSVAVRNAFFCEVVIGVSANTVLLFHVHTFLLVHTFLLEHRPEPTDLMISHLALIHTVMLVAVGFVGTDIFGSQNAWDDIKCKSVFYLNRLTRGLSICTTCLLSVFQAITLHVRNSCLAKFKLKSSNHNLRCFLLLWVFNMSISRYLVSTIATPNVTSDRFLVITESCSLWTLSYFLRYIYFSLATFWDVSLIGLMAVSSGYVVTLLYRRKRXTQHLHSTKLSPKASPEERATETILLLMSFFVVXYFLDYMITSFSGMLRKSDPGLLFVQMLVGNSYATISPFLLIRTNKQRIKFLKFIKGKDSKCLIIQ, from the coding sequence ATGGATAAAGATAAACCCTCCCGTTCTGTTGCTGTAAGAAATGCATTCTTCTGCGAGGTTGTTATTGGGGTCTCAGCCAACACTGTCCTTCTCTTCCACGTCCACACCTTCCTTCTCGTCCACACCTTCCTTCTCGAGCACAGACCCGAGCCCACTGACCTGATGATAAGCCACTTGGCCCTAATCCACACAGTCATGCTAGTAGCCGTGGGGTTTGTAGGTACAGACATCTTTGGGTCTCAGAACGCTTGGGATGACATCAAATGTAAATCAGTTTTCTACTTAAACAGATTGACAAGGGGCCTCTCCATTTGTACCACCTGCCTGCTGAGCGTCTTCCAGGCCATCACCCTCCATGTCAGAAACTCCTGTTtggcaaaattcaaacttaaatcgTCAAATCACAACCTACGTTGCTTTCTCCTCCTCTGGGTCTTTAACATGTCCATTAGTCGCTATTTAGTCTCAACCATCGCCACACCCAATGTGACCTCGGACCGTTTTCTGGTTATCACTGAATCCTGCTCACTTTGGACCTTGAGTTACTTTCTCAGGTACATATATTTCTCCCTAGCGACCTTCTGGGATGTCTCTCTCATAGGGCTCATGGCCGTCTCAAGTGGATACGTGGTGACTCTCTTATACAGGCGTAAGAGGTAGACTCAGCACCTTCACAGCACCAAGCTTTCTCCAAAAGCATCCCCAGAAGAAAGGGCCACTGAGACCATTCTGCTGCTCATGAGTTTCTTTGTGGTTTAATACTTTCTGGACTACATGATCACTTCCTTCTCAGGAATGTTGAGGAAGAGTGACCCAGGTCTTCTTTTTGTCCAGATGCTGGTGGGCAATAGCTATGCCACCATCAGTCCTTTTCTGCTAATCCGTACTAATAAACAAAGGATCAAGTTCTTAAAATTCATAAAGGGGAAGGACAGTAAATGTCTAATTATTCAGTGA
- the LOC132658221 gene encoding vomeronasal type-1 receptor 90-like — protein MKKNRLSSFIDIRNAIFSEVAIGILANTILLLFHAHNFLLEHRPKSTDLTIGNLALIHIVMLLTVAFMATDTFGSQKTWDDIQCKLVVYLYSSMRGLSICATCLLSVLWAITLSPRNSRLAKFKLRPSHHNLYCTLFLWVFNMFINGSFLLSTIATPNVTSAHLLRVTESCSLRPVIHFLRYVQFVLRTIQDICLLGLMALSSGYMVTLLYRHKRQTQHLQSTKLSPKASPGERATQTILFLMSFFVVMYFWDITVSWFSRMLWDIDSVRMCVQMLVGNGYASISPLVLISTEKRIIKVLKYIWVRWH, from the coding sequence atgaaaaaaaatagactttccaGTTTCATTGACATAAGAAATGCCATTTTCTCCGAAGTTGCCATTGGGATCTTGGCCAACACCATCCTTCTTCTCTTCCATGCCCACAACTTCCTTCTTGAGCACAGACCCAAGTCCACTGACCTGACCATTGGTAACTTGGCCCTAATCCACATAGTCATGCTACTAACCGTGGCATTTATGGCTACAGACACCTTCGGGTCTCAGAAAACCTGGGATGACATCCAATGTAAGTTGGTTGTCTACCTGTACAGTTCGATGAGGGGCCTCTCCATTTGTGCCACCTGCCTGCTGAGTGTCCTCTGGGCCATCACCCTCAGCCCCAGAAACTCCCGTCTGGCCAAGTTCAAACTTCGCCCATCCCATCACAATCTGTATTGCACTCTCTTCCTCTGGGTCTTCAACATGTTCATCAATGGTTCCTTCTTACTGTCCACTATTGCCACCCCCAACGTGACCTCAGCCCATCTTCTACGTGTCACTGAATCCTGCTCACTTCGCCCCGTGATTCACTTCCTTAGGTATGTACAGTTTGTACTGAGGACCATTCAAGACATCTGCTTGTTGGGGCTCATGGCCCTCTCAAGTGGATACATGGTGACTCTCTTGTATAGGCATAAGAGGCAGACCCAGCATCTTCAGAGCACCAAGCTTTCTCCAAAAGCATCCCCAGGAGAAAGGGCCACCCAGACCATTCTATTCCTCATGAGTTTCTTTGTGGTCATGTACTTTTGGGACATAACTGTCTCTTGGTTCTCAAGAATGTTGTGGGATATCGACTCTGTGCGTATGTGTGTCCAGATGCTTGTGGGAAATGGCTATGCCAGCATTAGCCCTTTGGTGCTAATCAGTACTGAAAAGCGAATAATCAAGGTCTTAAAATACATATGGGTGAGATGGcattaa